A region of the Leptospira noumeaensis genome:
GTTGAAATTCTGTTATAATTGTAACCTTACTATTTTTAAAAACCCTAAAAAGCTGATAAATTTCCTTTAGGCTATGCGAGCCATAAAGTCTTGGCAGAATAATACAATTATAATTCTTACCGTTTAAAAACTCAACTAAACCAGGAAAGTAACTTTCAACAAGCCCCTTACCCTCCAAAGCGTTCTTTACCAACAAATACGAATCTAAATAAATAGTCTCTTTTCTTGCTATTTTTGTTTTGGAACCAAAAATCTTATAAATCAATTTTGAGAATATATAAAACAGAAATAAAAAACTAACCTTAAACGTATAACGACAAAGCTGACTAAATATTAGCCAAACATTAGCCCTGGAGCCATTCCGAAATTGAATTACAGCCTCATAGGCACCGACTTTTGAAAAAAAATGACTGGTTGAATAATACCAAGATTCACTGGAATATGAAATAACTTTACTTAGCTGATCAAAATACCTCTTTAAATGTGAAGGAAGTTTTTCCAATTGCAAAATTCATTCACCTCCGCTAATAGCAATATCCTGTCCTGTGACAAAATCCCCTTTCTCCGAACATAAATACAAAACGAATCCAGCTATCTCTTCAGGTCTGCCTAGTCTTTTTACTGGAATCAATTGAGTCCGAGCAGAAAGATCTTTATTCCTATGTATCTTGGTATCTACTACGCCAACTCTGATATTATTGCATAAAACATTCGATTCGGCCCCAAATTTAGCATAAGACCTTGTAACAGATTCCAGTGCACTCTTTGATGCACTATAATAGGTAGAATTAATTGATCCACTATATTTTACGCCAATACTACTTAGCGAAATAATTCGACCGAACTTATTTTCTAACATCAAGGGAAATATTTTTTGCATTAGATAAATATGTGAGAAGAGATTTACCTGAAATAAATTTTCAATTTTCTCCGAGCTGCAT
Encoded here:
- a CDS encoding SDR family NAD(P)-dependent oxidoreductase, with the translated sequence MAKVAIITGGSSDIGVAIVKKFIEEGNKVYSQYNTNPINLENPNLFQIKSDFLKFEEVDSLVEYVLKKELVVDYLVNAAGIIEEQNFLVCSSEKIENLFQVNLFSHIYLMQKIFPLMLENKFGRIISLSSIGVKYSGSINSTYYSASKSALESVTRSYAKFGAESNVLCNNIRVGVVDTKIHRNKDLSARTQLIPVKRLGRPEEIAGFVLYLCSEKGDFVTGQDIAISGGE